In Lacibacter sp. H375, one DNA window encodes the following:
- a CDS encoding DUF4290 domain-containing protein translates to MEYNTTRNHLTIREYGRHIQKMVDHIITIEDRQKRQEQAQVAIELMGFLNPHLKNVEDFRHKLWDHLFLISDFKLDVDSPYPIPTRESLKAKPERLPYPKRYPRYNHLGKNIEVIIDKALKEENPEKKQGFANAIAYYMKLSYNNWHKENIHDDAIQAELSAITKGELEFNNRPFVRQYRPSDDFRENRGGGGGGKFKKHFQQRSGGGGRDNRGGGGGGRDNRGGNGGGKFKKRY, encoded by the coding sequence ATGGAATATAACACTACAAGAAATCATTTAACCATTCGTGAGTACGGACGACATATCCAGAAAATGGTTGATCATATCATAACTATTGAAGATCGCCAAAAGCGGCAGGAACAAGCCCAGGTAGCAATTGAACTGATGGGCTTTTTAAATCCTCACCTGAAGAATGTAGAAGATTTCCGTCATAAATTATGGGATCACTTGTTTCTTATCTCCGATTTTAAATTGGATGTAGACAGTCCATATCCAATTCCTACAAGAGAGTCATTAAAAGCAAAGCCGGAACGTTTACCTTATCCTAAGCGTTACCCACGTTATAATCACCTAGGTAAAAATATTGAAGTGATCATTGATAAGGCGTTGAAAGAAGAGAACCCCGAAAAGAAACAAGGTTTTGCCAATGCTATAGCTTATTACATGAAACTCTCTTATAACAACTGGCACAAAGAAAATATTCATGATGATGCTATCCAGGCGGAGTTAAGTGCTATTACAAAAGGTGAACTGGAGTTTAACAACAGGCCTTTTGTTCGTCAATATCGCCCAAGTGATGATTTCAGAGAGAACCGTGGTGGCGGTGGTGGAGGTAAATTCAAAAAACATTTCCAGCAACGCAGTGGTGGTGGTGGAAGAGATAACAGAGGTGGCGGCGGTGGCGGCCGTGATAACAGAGGCGGCAATGGTGGCGGAAAGTTTAAAAAGAGATATTGA
- a CDS encoding T9SS type A sorting domain-containing protein, with protein sequence MTRLILCFVALFATTAFKAFAQVPKLSSNPTASATIFLDFDGQTVSTPYWNGGYPFYCTPSGLTEEKIRTVFYQVAEDFNPFNLNITTDSTVYFAAPINKRQRIIITAYSSWYGSAGGVAYLNTFRWGMEIPGFVFANLLNYNEKNVGEASSHESGHTLGLNHQTLYDADCNFKYEYNPGTGTNGSATSWAPIMGNSYGKTLTLWHKGTSTQGCTKLQDDLAILAGSDNGFGYKTDMVGNTHRDATLLPMSTTLSANSQPTSGFNVSSEINTSSDVDIFRVDITSATRLQIDANPSTNGTTKPNVDLQLTLLDSRGNTINTYNPPTTLNVAIDSFVNAGTYYLRLTNASNTNVSNYGMLGDYTVSGAALPSTLPVQSMKLNGKANNNNHELNWNIIADEPIESISIETSTNGMSFSSMQNVNSNSTSFGYQPSEKKTIYYRLLVTTASQLKYYSNVVALREVGSKSKVDVVTNIISKNEIALNSNGSYNWRIIDMSGRALANGRTTTGFNQLQPGTLNSGMYLLQIIDGGDIITEKIVKQ encoded by the coding sequence ATGACACGTCTAATCCTATGCTTTGTTGCTCTATTTGCAACAACCGCATTCAAAGCATTCGCTCAGGTGCCTAAACTGAGCAGTAACCCAACTGCAAGTGCGACAATTTTTCTTGACTTCGATGGACAAACAGTAAGCACTCCTTACTGGAATGGTGGCTATCCTTTCTACTGCACGCCATCAGGTTTAACAGAGGAAAAGATCAGAACGGTTTTTTATCAAGTTGCAGAAGATTTCAATCCTTTTAACCTAAACATTACAACTGACTCAACAGTATATTTTGCTGCTCCTATTAACAAACGACAACGCATTATTATTACTGCTTATAGCAGTTGGTACGGTAGCGCAGGTGGTGTAGCTTATCTTAACACTTTTCGTTGGGGAATGGAAATCCCAGGGTTCGTGTTTGCAAACCTGCTGAATTATAACGAAAAAAATGTTGGAGAAGCTTCTTCGCATGAAAGCGGTCACACATTAGGCTTGAACCACCAAACGTTATACGACGCCGATTGCAATTTTAAATATGAATACAATCCTGGTACCGGTACCAATGGAAGTGCAACCAGCTGGGCACCTATTATGGGCAACAGTTATGGCAAAACACTTACACTTTGGCACAAGGGAACAAGCACACAGGGTTGCACTAAATTACAGGATGATCTGGCTATCCTTGCTGGCTCAGACAACGGATTTGGTTATAAAACAGATATGGTTGGTAATACACATCGTGATGCAACACTGTTGCCAATGTCAACAACATTATCAGCCAACAGCCAACCTACGAGTGGCTTTAATGTAAGCAGTGAAATCAACACATCATCTGATGTGGATATTTTCAGGGTGGATATTACAAGCGCAACACGCTTACAAATTGACGCTAACCCTTCTACAAACGGAACCACAAAACCAAATGTTGATCTGCAATTGACTTTGCTCGATTCAAGAGGCAACACCATTAATACATACAACCCTCCTACAACATTAAATGTAGCCATCGATAGTTTTGTAAACGCAGGCACTTACTACCTCCGTTTAACAAATGCATCAAATACAAACGTATCAAACTATGGTATGTTGGGCGACTATACAGTGAGTGGCGCCGCACTTCCTTCAACACTTCCTGTACAAAGCATGAAACTGAACGGAAAAGCAAATAACAATAACCATGAGCTAAACTGGAACATTATTGCCGATGAGCCAATTGAATCGATCTCAATTGAAACATCAACAAACGGTATGAGTTTCAGCAGCATGCAAAATGTAAACAGCAACAGCACCAGCTTCGGTTACCAACCTTCAGAAAAGAAAACAATCTACTACCGCTTATTGGTAACAACAGCTTCACAATTGAAATACTACTCTAACGTTGTTGCTCTTCGTGAAGTTGGTAGCAAATCTAAAGTGGATGTAGTAACCAATATTATCAGCAAAAATGAAATTGCGCTTAACAGCAACGGTTCTTACAATTGGCGTATTATTGACATGAGTGGTCGTGCACTGGCAAATGGCCGCACAACAACCGGCTTTAACCAGTTACAGCCCGGAACACTCAACAGTGGTATGTATCTGTTACAGATCATTGATGGTGGTGACATCATAACAGAAAAAATAGTAAAGCAGTAA
- a CDS encoding glycosyltransferase family 4 protein, which yields MVIAINTKSLLPGKMEGYGYYTEEIFSRIALDHPEHQFYFLFDRPFEQKFIYGANIHPVIIKPQARFSLAWDIWYNWMLPVFLRKIKADVFVSPDGFCSLRTKVPQCLVLHDLAFHHHPEFISKSHLSYYQKNTGKFLKKSKVIATVSEYSKQDIIEQYKIDPAKIHVTYNASSSLFQQLSYKEKEQVKEKYSAGCEYFIYAGSIHPRKNPINLLKAFSRFKKRQQSNMKLIFAGRLAWKTDEFTKLLSTFRFRNDVILAGYLEKNELAKLVASAYALVYPSFFEGFGVPPLEALQCGVPAIVSNNSAMPEIGGDAYLYIDPENPDDIAEKLMLIYKDESLRSRLIENGKKRLQLFSWDESAKKMWSCIELAASTE from the coding sequence ATGGTGATTGCAATTAATACAAAATCGTTGCTTCCGGGTAAAATGGAAGGCTATGGATATTATACTGAAGAGATATTTTCCAGAATAGCCCTTGATCACCCTGAGCATCAATTCTATTTTTTGTTTGACCGTCCTTTTGAACAGAAGTTTATCTATGGCGCCAACATCCACCCGGTAATCATCAAGCCACAGGCCAGGTTTTCATTGGCATGGGATATTTGGTATAACTGGATGTTGCCTGTCTTTTTACGAAAGATAAAGGCCGATGTATTTGTTAGCCCTGATGGCTTCTGCTCTTTAAGAACTAAAGTGCCGCAATGTCTTGTTTTACACGACCTTGCTTTTCATCATCACCCTGAATTTATCTCGAAATCGCATCTCAGTTATTATCAAAAAAATACGGGTAAGTTTTTAAAGAAGAGTAAAGTAATTGCTACAGTTTCTGAGTATTCGAAACAAGATATTATTGAGCAATACAAGATAGATCCGGCAAAAATCCATGTTACTTATAATGCTTCCAGTTCTCTTTTTCAACAGCTTTCCTATAAAGAAAAGGAACAGGTTAAGGAGAAATACAGCGCTGGTTGTGAATACTTTATTTACGCAGGATCCATTCACCCTCGCAAAAATCCTATCAACTTGTTGAAAGCTTTTTCGAGATTCAAGAAGCGGCAACAAAGCAATATGAAATTGATCTTTGCGGGCCGGCTTGCCTGGAAAACAGATGAATTTACAAAGCTGCTTTCCACTTTCAGATTCAGAAATGATGTAATTCTTGCCGGCTACCTGGAGAAAAATGAATTGGCGAAACTGGTTGCGTCAGCTTACGCTCTTGTTTACCCATCGTTTTTTGAAGGATTTGGTGTGCCACCGTTAGAAGCGCTTCAATGTGGAGTGCCTGCCATTGTTTCAAACAACAGCGCCATGCCGGAAATTGGGGGTGATGCATATCTATATATTGATCCTGAAAATCCAGATGATATTGCTGAAAAGCTAATGTTGATTTACAAAGATGAATCACTACGTAGCCGACTGATCGAAAATGGGAAAAAACGTCTACAGTTGTTTAGTTGGGATGAGTCAGCCAAAAAAATGTGGAGTTGTATTGAGCTGGCTGCCTCTACTGAATAA
- the gldC gene encoding gliding motility protein GldC, with amino-acid sequence MHKSNISIDVYLDEQKVPEQIKWKASDSSADMDQTAKAMMLAFWDGADKSALRIDLWTKEMMVDEMADFYYQLLMTMADTFNRATNQPELSAEMKEFAKGFMQKFKKEQLNQNQ; translated from the coding sequence ATGCATAAAAGTAATATATCCATCGACGTTTATTTAGATGAACAAAAAGTGCCCGAGCAAATTAAGTGGAAGGCAAGTGACAGTAGCGCAGATATGGACCAAACTGCAAAAGCAATGATGCTGGCGTTTTGGGATGGTGCTGATAAATCGGCCCTACGTATTGACCTGTGGACAAAAGAAATGATGGTTGATGAAATGGCTGATTTTTATTATCAGTTACTCATGACTATGGCCGATACATTCAACCGTGCAACCAACCAACCCGAACTAAGTGCTGAAATGAAAGAGTTTGCAAAAGGATTCATGCAGAAATTCAAAAAAGAACAGCTTAATCAAAATCAGTAA
- a CDS encoding GatB/YqeY domain-containing protein yields the protein MSLEQNIMAQMKDAMKAKDEAGLRGLRAIKAAILLAKTAGGSGEITADDEIKLLQKLVKQRKDSLDIFRKQNRADLAQKEEEEIAIIEKFLPKQMDADELKTIIAGIIKETGATSPADMGKVMGVASKQLAGQADGKTISAVVKELLSK from the coding sequence ATGAGCCTGGAACAAAACATAATGGCGCAAATGAAAGATGCCATGAAAGCAAAAGATGAAGCTGGATTACGTGGCCTGAGAGCCATAAAAGCAGCTATTCTGCTGGCAAAAACTGCAGGTGGTAGCGGAGAAATTACAGCCGATGATGAAATAAAACTTTTGCAGAAATTGGTGAAGCAACGAAAAGACTCACTCGATATTTTCCGCAAGCAGAACAGGGCTGACCTTGCTCAGAAAGAAGAAGAAGAAATTGCCATCATCGAAAAGTTTCTGCCTAAGCAAATGGATGCAGATGAATTGAAAACGATCATTGCAGGTATTATAAAAGAAACAGGTGCAACCTCACCTGCTGATATGGGGAAGGTGATGGGTGTTGCGAGCAAACAGTTAGCCGGTCAGGCCGATGGTAAAACAATCAGCGCTGTGGTAAAAGAACTCTTAAGCAAATAG
- a CDS encoding CvpA family protein, whose translation MIIDIVVLIAIALAIIKGLRSGLIVAVFSIIAFVIGLAAALKLSTVVAAWLAESTNINTQWLPFIAFAAVFFLTVFAIRAVAKLIEKAVDLAWMGWANKLGGVLGYAVLYLLILSVLFFYAEKMNLITEETIAASRTYEFIQPLGPKVINAIGIVLPIFSNMFSQLEDFFEKLGTQMKRQ comes from the coding sequence ATGATCATTGATATTGTTGTATTGATCGCTATTGCTCTTGCTATAATAAAAGGTTTACGTAGCGGATTAATTGTCGCTGTGTTTTCAATTATAGCATTTGTAATAGGCCTGGCGGCCGCATTAAAGTTGAGCACAGTCGTGGCAGCATGGTTGGCGGAATCAACAAACATCAATACACAATGGTTGCCATTCATTGCTTTTGCAGCAGTCTTTTTCTTAACTGTATTTGCAATAAGAGCGGTGGCTAAACTCATTGAAAAAGCGGTTGATCTTGCGTGGATGGGTTGGGCAAATAAGCTGGGTGGTGTTTTAGGCTATGCAGTACTCTACTTGTTAATATTAAGTGTTTTATTTTTCTATGCTGAAAAAATGAATTTAATAACAGAGGAAACTATTGCAGCTTCCCGAACATATGAATTTATTCAGCCATTGGGGCCAAAAGTGATCAATGCAATTGGTATTGTATTGCCCATTTTCAGTAATATGTTTTCGCAGTTAGAAGACTTCTTTGAGAAGCTGGGCACACAAATGAAGCGGCAATAA